The DNA sequence GTTAATTTACGGCcaattactccctccttccataaaaaaatgtttcattttattattttggaatcttcacaatttaaattctcatttaccttttttttctcttctaaGTTTACAAAGGGagtcttttatttatttagttttaacaaatagaaagtgagttggaTTTCAAAAGGAAGCTCATTCGTTCACCCCAAAAGTCTTTTTCAGAAATATTGTTGCCTCGTTGTAATTGATGaattattacaattatatattctattttgttaattttattagcaaacttgtaaatattgaaatgagtttaattaaatcatatccCTCATAGATACATTGACATAGAGTAGGTAGTTAagaaatcattaaattttaatgcatactctctccgtctccaaagaatatgcattttaagTTCGGCActgattttaatgtaaaattggtaaagtaagatagaggtagagagaaaaagtaaataatgtattattagtggagaatgagttccacttcattagaaagaaaagaattccaaaattagaacgtgcatattcttgtgggacggactataATGGAAGAGTACATATTCTTgtaggacggatggagtaataaataattatctttAGATAACATGAAGGTAGTTTTTAAATCGATTCAGTTCATACAAGGATGAGCTATCCAATACATAAGATAGtatgaaataaatgattttaGAATAACCTCTGTGTTTATCATGAACTAAAACGATTTAAAAATGATCCttgtataatttgaaaatgttctccgcatttaattatttgatgtaCTAAAGTTTTGTTATGCATTGTATATGTTACCATAAATATATGTTCCTGtattaatgaattttgttAATACAAAATTCTCTTCTTTGTTATGAAGATGAAAAATAAggcattaaattaaataattgcaGCATCTTACTTTGTCTAATCTTTTCAATCGTAAAGTTCACCTTTTTCATTGAAAAGTTTTAGTATTCAAACATGCTTTAATTGACAGTgcatattactagtatatatagaaacaaaacaataacTAATACTGTTCAATTGATGGCCTAGTCATGTCGGGATatttaaacaacaaatcaaAAGAGAGCATCAAAAATTggtttctaattttttaaataaagctTTTGTTGTCATCTCAGAATACTAATTGCCTCAACGCCGAAATGAAGTCACATGCCGCTTGACCAACAGTTGTTTTTTCCTTATGAATTCGACGtcactttttttaaaagaattattaaatatttgttttacttCTTGTTGTTTCTATTCTAGTTAAACTATCTAGCAATAAGGGTCACATTCAAACTTATTAATTCTTTtggtgtttttcttttttcgtatGCTCAAAAGAAACGTAATTCATATCAGTTTGCATTAAGCTCATGCATGAAGAAGTGAagattttacaaataattacagtacataaatgtaaaagaaaaagtCTTGCTTGCTCTCATcctaaaaattatactagtagaTATGTGAACTCTGATCATGATAACTGATAATAGTcgtaaaaaaatcaaataccCAGCTATCTATGCTTAGGCACAATTTAATTGCCTGTCTTTAATTGGATTCATTTTGGCAAAttcttttccttcttttaAAACTGAATTTCTATTGAAATAATCAATTCTATTCAGTCAACAACTAGGCtccattttgtcattttctttcCCAAAAAGGATGAACTAGTTTAGCACTAAAAATGACCCTTCAACCAATTAGTCAACATTttcataatcataaattaattaagttatattttagttgattAAGTTGATAAACATTCCAAATCAACTAAGCAAGGATGTGGCACAGTGCAATGAGTAAAGGGGACATATTGTCTATACATTAGAgtacattttttgttattcaGTATATCCACTTTGATTATACTACTAATCCCAACCGTGCATTTGCTTCACTGATGATTACTCCCTCGTTACCACAATAGATGACACACTTAGATaatgacacaagattttaaGAGACACTATTTTATGTGTTaggtgaagagagaaaatagtactccctccgtcgcttaaattttgtcacatttttccatttccgcctgtcccacaaaatttgtcacatttcactttttagatttttggtagtgaacttcatattccactaactcattctaactcacattttattataaaactactaTAAAAAAGCATGACTCACttaccactaactttttcaactcactttctattacatttcttgaaACCCCGTGCCCGGTTAAAGtgtaacaaaatttaagggacgggggagtatatttatattaatgtgacaaaggatttttttccaaaaaaggaaatatgacatcttttatgggataaactaaaaagtaaagtgtgacatctattatgggacagagagagtactatACTATTATTCTATGAGGTTTTTCGGTCACTATCTGTGGATGGGAATATATAGTTAATCACATGCGGAGTGGGAGATGATCCAAACAAAAATGCAGCCCAAAAATCTTGGTTCTAGGATTAGGTGATCTAATGgtaaataattgataaaaaacaaataaggtCATTATTAATCAGTTTTATGTCATTTTACAAAATCTGGGTTTGATGTCATTTTCAGTTTTAGGTCCACCATTATTAAAATGACCTGAAAAGACACTTtccaaaaatgtcattatttttAGCTAACAATGACCTAAATGAAGAATTATTTGCCCAATTAACTTGCGTGATACAACTCAACCCTACTTCACGGTCGACAGAGAATTATTGTGTTTTGCAAGCGAACTGACTGATATTCTTCGTCAGGAGTGAGAGCCTCTTAACATACACCTGCTAATATAGCCGGTAACAATAcgtttatatagtagtagcaGATatacttttccaatttttgtTACTACTTATTATACACAGTGGCAGACCTATATGGAGGGGTGGCGTGGCATTGGAATCCCCAACGATTTGAACTATtatatccatatatataatctACAAATTTCTTAATATGGTATTAGGTCAAGTGGTGGGGGTATCTGCcttaaaaatttcataaacttGAGAACCGAGTACAAGTACCTGAGCCTacaatactttttttttaacgTTTACTTGTcctaatttctttatatttctcttcattttGTGTTATGTCATTTTGGCACCATTTTTTAACGTTTTCTTGTCCAAATTTCGttatattctctttattttgtattatgtCATTTTGGCACCCCCAATGTAAAATTCCTGGGTTCGCCACTGAATATAGGAAGATAACTTTAAGATGCACCATGTCTTGTTAatgtaaaatgaagaaagtgGTTTTAAACTTCAATGTCGAACCATATTAGTCCAGTTTTCATCTGTGATTACAACAAAAGATCTTATAGATAGAATAAACTTAAGTCCTAGACGACAGCCTTTATTTTTGTATCATTGACTAGTTGCTTAAATTTTGAGGGGCTCAACAAGCACCATTTTGATCCATTCTTTGGACTTGATGGGATTGGCATAGCAATCATCATCCGAATAGAGAAGGTGGATGACGCGACCAAGATTAAATACACGCATAAGGATTGGCATAGATGCCGGTCTTGGCTCGAGACATTCTTGATTCATATCCTTCCACGCATTCTTCACTTGTCGACGGAGTTCAGCACAAGCTTCCTCCTTCGACATACCATATTGTTTCATGTAACAATCCACCGATGAGGGTTTCTCCTCATACTACACATGTAGGAAAGAGAGTGATCCAGATCATATTCATTTCAACTTGTTATAACtagtacaaaaatttaatacgCACCTCATCTCCGACTAAATCGTCCATCAATCGACAAATTGTTGATGATGCTACAACGATCAGAGGTTCATTTGTAATCCAATCAAAATCTTCTTTTCTCACTCGATTTCCCATACCCACTAAAGAGGTAGTTGACAATGTCATGTAGCCACATGATACAAGGGAGACCTTCATATACTCCTCCACCGTTGGAATATACATATTATACAACCAATTTGGCTCTTCGAAATATGCCATCACTAGTTTTTTCATCTGcgagttattttttaattaactaaaaacaatatttataccATTGCATATTTATCTTTGTAACATATACACATGCACATACATCTTTTATTGCGTAGTGAACAAGGTATGATTCTCCTGTCTTCACCATTTCATCTTCTATTTCAATATATGTTTCAATAAGGCTTTTGTAGCACATTTGGATGTAAAGTGGCAAATCGTCCAAGGTCGTGTTAACATCCCAACTGAAACACTCCATAAATCGAAAAAACATTAGATCGAATATAGTATATTAGAATAAGTACGAAAAAGGATTGATATCGAACCATTGAATTGCATCAGTCAAAATTTGTAGTTCATGTAGCGTTGCATATTCGTACGTGTCGTCAATGATGGAAGCCATACTAATGCATTTAAGCAATATTCTTCTTGCTTTAGCATAGCATGGCTCAAAGTAGACCCCAAGCATCCAAAAGAAGCACTCCACAAGTCTGTCTCTTGCATAAGGCATTTTGTTCCCCACATCCAATTTCTTCCACCACCTAAAAGTAGTTCTTATAAggcataaatatatatactatcttCGTTCCATTCTATTAGACACATTTCTTGTTCGTCCCAAGATTTTATACACTATTGTTATGCGAGTTAAGTAGccaaagaataatgtagaaggCATAATAAGTACAGAGAatagtgtttttatttaagagaaatatatcaaatatagtGGAACGTCCCTGAAAGAAAAATGCATCTGTTAGAAATGGACCCacccccttaaaaggcctcataagggggagggttctCCACTTTTATATAGATTACATGGGATTTTCACCAATTATGAAGACATAAATTAAGAGATCTTAACACGCCCCTGCACatgtgggccggaatgacacatcggacttccatcacgtaTTCACCGGAGTTGAcaataaaagataaagagatgaaattatCATCGACTTGGACCCCCATCCtttgataccatattagaaatgtgTTAACTCACCTCttaaacataatatattatatctaaCCTTGTAGCATCACTCAGCTCTCTCTGGTGCATCTTCTGCACAATATTGAAATCCAACTTGGCAAAATTCAGCACCATTTCATTATGCATCTCGTCTTCTTCGTATACAGCTATGAACTTTCTAGCACCCAATCTTGTGAGAGTTTTGTGGATTGGCATATTCAGAATCAAGGCTTCGTTAACACGTTTAGAAAGAGGAACTTTGGCCATCTTGTTGAGTAGTGACGCATGAAGATGAGACGAACAAAAGTCTATTGCTCGGTCCAAAATCTCATCTCCATGTGTCCCAAGATGTGCTGCTTCATATAAGTTCAACAAACCTTCAACATTATTTTCCAACGATGCCACAAAATTTCCTTCATTGTCAATGAATTTGCGGAACACGTCTGTTCAAGTAAAACTAGTAATTAATAAGATTAAGATTGAAATTACTATGATCTCAATCCCTTATAtcatgtttaaaaaataaatgaattactTCGtcttaatgaaatgaattagtggaacaTATGACCTATTTACgacataataaaaatgaaatgagacatgCCGGACATCATAAAATGGCctaataagaaatttaatgagAGAGATACTATTGAGTCTTGGTTGAAACATGCAGGGGCTAGCGGGATAAAGCCGCAATGTTACAAAACcattctccctccgtccacactACTTGATACACTTCTTTTCCGCAGTCATCttagaaaaaatgataataaatatttaaactgGAGAAAAAGAAGTGTATCAAGTAGcgtggaacagagggagtatgattttgGAATGATTGTAAATTAAGTTACAatcattactaattttattgacTAATTTTGGAATGATTGTAATTTAAGTGTATCAAGTAGCGTGGGACCGTGAAGGTGCGATGTaaagaatttcataaataaaaagtggacTAATTTTATGGCTcagactaaaatagaaaaaatagattacATATGGGGACGTAGGGAATATAACATTTTATTGAATTCTGATTAATCTCATCACTTTTGAAATCGgaatataaaaacataactggattttttttctcaattgtccaATGATATAGTCGACGGGGGaataattgtcatttaaatcaaaattttttatagagTACCTGTCAATTAGATAAGTTCTGAAAttgtaatataaaattggagtaaagtataattttggttttaaacaTATGGCCAAAAAACGAAGTTGGTCCAGAACATTCACTTTTGAAAATAGACTTATAAACAAACGAAAACATCATTGAAGTAGTCCTTTTCAGTGGCGGAGCCACGGTGGGGCTGGGGGGCCCTTGGGCCCCTCAGCCATTCGAAGTTTgtctatatattatatatgtatgaaatACTTAATTAATGTTGAAGTAGCACAGCTGGTTTGGTTATTTGCCTTGTCACTTAGGGAGCCAGGTACAATCCCCCCTCTGACCATTTTGATCGAAATAGTTTTCCACTCCTATttggattttataatttgttttgaataaacaactttgttttataatcataaaaaaagattttcacaatttaagaataataattactatttcttcaatctatgcattttattataaaaaataaaaatacataagtaaataatatttacaataatttatcTCATTATCCAATCTCTCACACACAATTCTTTACTACTTATGTTCGAGTTGTTTCAGCCCCGcttatactaaaaatactCAACAAATATTAACACTAATCTGGGTCCCccagaattaaaattttggttcCGCCACTGGTCCTTTTTTTAcagttccaaaaaaaaaatagcggTCAACGCTaactaacaaaattttgacctaattagaatattaatccataattaaataaaataaaatataaatataaaaaaataataaagaaattcCCCTTTTTTGATCaatctcataattttttttagttcggTCATTACTTGTTCTATGAGTAGCCTGGCCTATAAAGGGGGTATACAGAGGAACATGCTTACCACATGGGACGTTGTAACCTTCTTGTCTAAGGAGTCGAAAACGAAGAGCCACAATGCGAAGATCATCGTTGTCTTCACTATTTTGGTGCTTGTATCTatcatgaatatattttaaggATTCCtcgatttcatttttaaaatgatattccACTCCTAGACGCTGAATCACATCGATGAGATCCAATTTACACGTTGAATCATCTGGAGTTTGAGCTAGCAATTTTCTGaccatttcttttttcgttgTGAGTTCTTCTTGTTCGGCATCACTAATTTTCTACACTCGGGTAGCTTTTTCTTCGTTAgacaaaataatagaaagatacaatatgaaatgaataaaaaatagggTTTTTCACTGATTAGGGTTGAAGATGAGATGATAATCATGAGATACAATGTAATATTAACATTATGGAGGCAGACCACAATATATTATCACATGCCAAGCTTAATTTTGAGAATAAAGCAATCGAACTAGAGATATGATTAGACACGGTCTTTAGTCACAAGTAAACATATGACAACCCCCCTATTATTCATAAACATGCAAAGacacattaaaaatgaagaatacATATGTAACTAGTTTTTCTTAAGAATATATTTACCGTGTTATCTGAATTATATTTGAGGAAGAAGTCTCCCCATATGGATGGATGAAATTTTGCAGATTTACGAATTTCATCTAAGGTCTTGCCGTTCTTGGATGGAACAGGTAGTGAACATATCTCCATCTTACTCTATATGACTATATATGTTTCTAAACTCtgtgaaagagagagatgaataTTGGTATTTCATTTGACGAAATGTGGAGATACTTATAGGCATTTGTTGTTACAAACTCaactaaaaaatttcaacgAGCTTAACGACATAAAAAAACGAAATGCATGtgcttaatttattttcttgtcgACCCTTAATCGTTTCTACCTtcataaaaaactaaaatgatttctaatattatctcGTTTGTTAAAtatctattatttatagaCTCAAtaccataaataaaattaaatatgcagTAAATGACGTCGGCTTGAATTTGAATAGTAAACTCTATCAGATGATCAATTATGGGTTGTACTTTAGGTAATGGATAACAATTTAGTGAGTAGTTTGATGTGAATTAAATTGAactaaatttggatttttgtaCGTATACGGTCTTGAATGTTGTATTAGGCATGATAAGGAAGAAAGAGGAGGAACGTAGTTTTTGTATATTCCTTGATGATTATTACTTCACATGGTGTACCTTTAAATAGGCATTATAAGAGTGTATACAATTGACTTGTCAAGTGGGTGGGCCGGCCCTGCCCAGCCCAGGCCCGCTGAGGCCCGCCTATATTGAGGCTCAGTCCGGCCCAGGCCCATGTCTGAGGCGGGCTGGGCTAGGCCAggctttttctaattttgctTAGCCCAACCCGGCCCGGCCGAGGCCCACTTGCCACGTGGGTCGGGGCTGGACTATGCCGGACTGGgctttgtttaattatttttgtttttgtcttttaaatatatgctaaatttattttatgcaaaaataaaacatataacttgtagtagtatttatatctcattaactaaatctaaatttttattgactTTGTATTTACAATacttttcatgttttttattctatttaacaATACAtgtataactaaataaataatcaatattgttaattttgttagtagatgatgatgatatatcagttgatattgtatttttaaaaatacaagtaTATGAACTAACtaacaaatttaaagaattgtataattattcatcaaatattaaattctgAATACGTAATATGCTTTAAGTTAAACTTTAGAACCATCTTTTTTACATCttggataaaaaaatataagaaaaattagaTGTAGTCAAAGATTGAATGTTGCATTCATGATTTGATTGGAAActtatgttgatattaaactattactccctccgtccggcgctaggagtcccggttgagttgggtgctggttttaagaaatgtttgagGGTGTGATAATGGATTGTAGGACCcatttgcattattatttgctttattctttggaTGTGTTTTTACTTGtgctttttagtgttttattttatactccctccgtccacaaaaaatagggcaattggtgtataacatgagttttaatgtagaattcgtaaagtaagagagaagggaaaaagtaagagagaatgagaaaaagtaagtgagaagtagtgttagtgaaatgatgtgtagggttattatttgttgaaaactttctataaatgaatgtgctctattttttgtggacgaccaaaaatggtaaatgagcctttttttgtggacggagggagtaatatttttctttctgtcTAATCGGTACTCCTAATGCCGGACGTATGAATATggtcaaccgggactcctaatgccgggcggagggagtattgtttaAGTCCATTAAGAGACAtctaaaaaattgatatgatatagataaaattaacacATCTCGTGCACAAGATGACATGCATAAATAGAGAAATACACtattaaaagtaattaatcacctaattacatttaaaaaaacagTTTATAGAAGGTGGGCCTCTAATAGGCCCCAGGGCTGGGCCCGGGTTTACAAAATGGCCCAATTAGAGCCCACCTCACCTAATGAGCCCAGCCCAGGCCCACTTCATTTCACTGGTGGGTCAGGCCAGCTCAACCTAGCTACAACTCTATATACAAgtagaggtgcccacggttaCGGTTCAGAAGTGTTGGTTCGGGTTTTGGAAATTGCCTAACCGGAACCAAACCGAACCGCGAGGGTGTTTCGCGGTTATGGTTACGTttccggtttcggtttcggtttcgaTTTAGGTTCCTAACCACCGATTTTCTAATGGTTTTTTATGGTTTCGAACCATCGGTTTTCGGCTGTTTTTTGTGGTTATGGCTCGGTTTCACGGTTTCCGGTGTTTTTCACGGTTCCCGCACGATTTTAgttcgaaaatttttgaaccttAACCGAACCATGGGTCTAAAATCGACAGTTTCGGTTCGAATAAATTCTGACGGTTCTGGTTCGGAACCATAACCGCAGGTTACGGTTTCGCGGTTATCGGCCGGAATCGTAAACCTTGGGCACCTCTTTTAAAACAAGGAATAGTATCAATCTATTCTCTAATTGTATCAATCTAATCCCTAATTGTATCAATGCATTTTGGGAGTATCATTGTGATTGATCTCCACAATTTTTtctgatgcactatttattaggaCTAAATAATtctgcaagtatacaaggtatatatagtatagctaaaggtcagtactgGATATTGAACACAAGGAAAACATACACAAATTGTCTACCTTCTATTAAGCTTCTTCTACTATTTagagaaaacaaagatttgggatttttaaaaataaaaacttgtaaaaacagaaaaaagcAACAattgcagataaatcacagaGATAAAGCAcatgagataagagaattacagggatgtgctttcatAGTTATGGTTATATAAATTCCATTTAAAACACCCTAGCACAGTTCATACTTCACTAGAACAAGTCACATAAGGTTTGCCCATGCGACACAAGCGTAGATTACATACACTTGCGTCAATCCTAGATTTGAAACTCccaaaagctcctaagaccctcaAGATgtggactgacattgcaacctttcacgatggataatctaattccatctaggtcgtaaaattctttttttctttgtttagaactgaccgtgttaccttaaagtggacgccacCCACTAcgggtctactaaaacaaagacttagactttgttaagttaactcatacatttaaacatgcaattaacatccattaaatgtaaaacataacaacattatgacaaaaataatctgttttattccttggaaaataaaataagagttttacaatattcaatcactagaaacgtgatttctagtatacaaactctaacaatctcccacttatactgaaagcggattgaggtcttgtattagtcgaactcccattccttcaacatggctCTCAAACGGCTTGACCGCTAATGCCTTCGTgaaaggatctgccaggttgttttctgactcaatcttgaccacttgtatgtctcctctctgcactatctctaatgatatgatacttcctctctatgtgcttGCTCGCTTTATGAGCCCATGGTTCCCTCGAATTTTCCATAgcaccagaattgtcacaataaatggtgattCTCTTGGGCATATTTGTAACCACACCTATGTCCAGAtgaagttcttaagccatacAACCTCTTTCgcagcctccgaagcggcTATATATTaggctt is a window from the Salvia hispanica cultivar TCC Black 2014 chromosome 1, UniMelb_Shisp_WGS_1.0, whole genome shotgun sequence genome containing:
- the LOC125207428 gene encoding bicyclo-germacrene synthase-like; the protein is MEICSLPVPSKNGKTLDEIRKSAKFHPSIWGDFFLKYNSDNTKISDAEQEELTTKKEMVRKLLAQTPDDSTCKLDLIDVIQRLGVEYHFKNEIEESLKYIHDRYKHQNSEDNDDLRIVALRFRLLRQEGYNVPCDVFRKFIDNEGNFVASLENNVEGLLNLYEAAHLGTHGDEILDRAIDFCSSHLHASLLNKMAKVPLSKRVNEALILNMPIHKTLTRLGARKFIAVYEEDEMHNEMVLNFAKLDFNIVQKMHQRELSDATRWWKKLDVGNKMPYARDRLVECFFWMLGVYFEPCYAKARRILLKCISMASIIDDTYEYATLHELQILTDAIQCWDVNTTLDDLPLYIQMCYKSLIETYIEIEDEMVKTGESYLVHYAIKDMKKLVMAYFEEPNWLYNMYIPTVEEYMKVSLVSCGYMTLSTTSLVGMGNRVRKEDFDWITNEPLIVVASSTICRLMDDLVGDEYEEKPSSVDCYMKQYGMSKEEACAELRRQVKNAWKDMNQECLEPRPASMPILMRVFNLGRVIHLLYSDDDCYANPIKSKEWIKMVLVEPLKI